CGAGGATTCTCCTAATTGAGGAATTTCGACAAACCTTCCTTTTTCCGTGCGCCCACCTACTTGCAATAAAGGGGAGAAACGGACGTAGATTTTGTGGCAGAAAACCGTTGACTTTGGATATACAGCAAAATTCCTGGGCTGCTGTTTGTCTGAACAACCGCTATAAGCCTCAACATTCTGATTTATACGTCATTGACGTATGTGCTGTTGACGTATAATTTGCCGATAATGTCAAAGCTGCAGACCGTTGTCGAACTGCCTGAATTCATAAAACGGGCAAAAGCCCTGATGTCAGACGACGATCGTATGGCTCTGATTAACATGCTCGCGGCAATGCCAGAGTCTGGGGTTTCTCTGGGCGGCGGCCTGCGAAAGATTCGTTTTGCACGTGAAGGTAGCGGGAAGAGGGGAGGTTACAGAACTCTTTATGTCTTTGGCGGAAGACATATGCCTCTGTTCCTGCTGACTGTTTTTGCCAAAAACGAAAAAGACAATCTAACCCGATCCGAACAGGCCGCTCTAGTAGACTTGAGTAAGACACTGATTGCGAAATATGGAGAACCATCATGAGCACTTATGACAGCATTCTGCAGGGGCTGAATGAGGCTCTCGCATATTCGGAAGCTCAAGCACAAAACAGCATTACCCATAAGGTGCGTGTGCCGTCTGTGGACGTTGCTGCCATCAGAACCCGAACGGGACTGTCCCAGGCGCAGTTCGCCAGGAGCATCGGTGTCGCCAAGGGAACCCTTCTGAACTGGGAACATGGTCGTCGTCAGCCAACCGGACCAGCTCAGGTCTTGCTGGCGATGTTAGATAAGCGTCCATCGTTGGTCAGCGAACTGCTCTCTGCCGCTCGCTGATAAAACTGGGACCCTAGACGCTGATTGAAGCAGCTGCTTCGGGGGGGGGGGCGGGAGGTCCGGTTTCGGGTGAATAAATCGCAAAGATAACCTCTGATTGAGACTATAACCTTTTGAAATCTTCTACTAAAATCGATCAGAGAAACCGAAAAATTTATTGTCAGTTCCGCCCACCGAACTATAGCCCCAGAGACTATAATAAATCATGCTGAATACGTTTGAAATAAAAGACCTTCTG
The Acetobacter oryzoeni genome window above contains:
- a CDS encoding helix-turn-helix domain-containing protein, with amino-acid sequence MSTYDSILQGLNEALAYSEAQAQNSITHKVRVPSVDVAAIRTRTGLSQAQFARSIGVAKGTLLNWEHGRRQPTGPAQVLLAMLDKRPSLVSELLSAAR
- a CDS encoding type II toxin-antitoxin system RelE/ParE family toxin, translated to MSKLQTVVELPEFIKRAKALMSDDDRMALINMLAAMPESGVSLGGGLRKIRFAREGSGKRGGYRTLYVFGGRHMPLFLLTVFAKNEKDNLTRSEQAALVDLSKTLIAKYGEPS